In Taeniopygia guttata chromosome 2, bTaeGut7.mat, whole genome shotgun sequence, one genomic interval encodes:
- the RNF32 gene encoding LOW QUALITY PROTEIN: RING finger protein 32 (The sequence of the model RefSeq protein was modified relative to this genomic sequence to represent the inferred CDS: inserted 2 bases in 1 codon; deleted 2 bases in 1 codon; substituted 5 bases at 5 genomic stop codons), with product MEEQGCSSKQAMRAVSAVALQDHIIQSHQLXDLLTYSSVSRTRNIKNFYEPXIKETVRVIGDTGLRKKEHKSKEDAENKDLLDPSAPQLTFVVIVAQKSGVVEHPSLSFPAEEWVKRKRSTQQGKSSVSCLKTFEKFTGRKXCPMCRKEQYQTRERHDGACLVKLNXLELSXRIXASWRGYIVRKESKDIREAVPPKDRKLRKQLFDKTFCCGYSSNPPSYLPWAGFRDLAFGTWLATFQKPQEGLHPTASTKMPQQ from the exons ATGGAGGAACAG gGCTGCTCCTCCAAACAAGCAATGAGAGCAGTTTCTGCAGTGGCTCTACAGGATCATATCATACAAAGTCATCAGCTGTAGGATCTTTTAACATATTCTTCTGTGTCAAGGACAAGGAATATCAAGAACTTTTACGAA CCATGAATAAAAGAAACAGTCAGAGTAATAGGAGATACTGGactaagaaaaaaagagcacaaAAGCAAGGAAGATGCAGAAAACAAGGATCTTCTTGACCCCAGTGCTCCACAGCTGACT tttgttgttattgttgctCAGAAATCAGGAGTAGTTGAGCACCCTTCCTTGTCATTTCCTGCTGAAGAATGGGTAAAAAGAAAGAGATCCACACAGCAGGGAAAATCCAGTGTT tcatgCCTAAAAACCTTTGAAAAATTTACAGGTAGAAA TTGTCCTATGTGTAGAAAAGAGCAGTATCAGACCAGAGAAAGACATGATGGGGCATGCTTAGTAAAACTGAATTAATTAG AATTGTCTTAGAGGATTTAAGCTTCCTGGAGGGGATATATTGTTAGAAAAGAGTCTAAAGACATAAGGGAAGCAGTGCCTCCTAAGGATAGAAAATTAAGAAAGCAACTATTTGATAAAACattttgct GTGGCTACAGCAGCAACCCTCCAAGCTacctgccctgggctggcttTAGGGACCTTGCCTTTGGTACCTGGCTGGCCACATTTCAAAAGCCACAGGAAGGTCTTCATCCAACAGCGTCCACAAAGATGCCTCAGCAGTAG